One window from the genome of SAR202 cluster bacterium encodes:
- a CDS encoding EVE domain-containing protein, with amino-acid sequence MKNYWLIKSEPNEYSFEDLENEPNQTAEWDGVRNYQARNNMQKMQLGDELLFYYSNSKPRIIVGIVTVAKEAYPDHTAWDQNDIHFDVKSSPDNPRWYMVDIQVKEKFTTPIHVEELKQIPELENMVLFKNQRLSVQPVTKEEWDIIISFKS; translated from the coding sequence GTGAAAAATTACTGGTTAATTAAATCAGAACCAAATGAATACTCATTTGAGGATTTGGAAAATGAACCCAATCAAACAGCTGAATGGGATGGTGTAAGAAATTATCAAGCACGAAATAATATGCAAAAAATGCAATTAGGTGATGAACTGTTGTTCTATTATTCAAATTCAAAACCAAGAATAATTGTAGGAATTGTTACTGTAGCAAAAGAGGCTTACCCAGACCATACAGCATGGGATCAAAATGATATACACTTTGATGTAAAAAGCTCACCCGATAATCCTCGCTGGTACATGGTTGATATTCAAGTTAAAGAAAAATTCACTACTCCTATACATGTTGAAGAACTAAAACAAATTCCAGAATTAGAAAATATGGTACTTTTTAAAAACCAAAGATTATCAGTACAACCAGTCACAAAAGAAGAATGGGATATTATCATTAGTTTCAAATCTTAA
- the nth gene encoding endonuclease III, translating into MNKKDRVVFISNYLDKLYPKTPIPLSHSNKYELLIAVLLSAQCTDERVNQVTPILFSKANTPDAMINISVEEIYRIIRPCGLAPKKSKAIWDLSFILVEKYNSKVPESFEDLESLPGVGHKTASVIMSQGFGHPAFPIDTHIHRLAQRWGLTNGKNVLQTEKDLKLLFPKDSWNKLHLQIIYYGREYCTARGCKGNTCIICKTCYPNRKSFVNIK; encoded by the coding sequence ATGAATAAAAAAGACAGAGTAGTTTTCATTTCTAATTATCTCGACAAATTATATCCTAAAACCCCTATTCCATTATCACACTCGAATAAATATGAGCTACTTATTGCAGTTTTATTAAGTGCCCAATGCACAGACGAAAGAGTAAATCAAGTTACTCCTATACTTTTTTCCAAAGCTAATACCCCCGATGCTATGATAAATATAAGTGTTGAGGAGATATATCGCATCATACGACCATGTGGATTAGCTCCTAAAAAGTCCAAAGCTATATGGGATCTTTCTTTTATCTTAGTCGAAAAATACAATAGTAAAGTCCCTGAAAGTTTTGAAGACTTAGAATCATTGCCAGGTGTTGGACATAAGACAGCCAGCGTTATTATGTCCCAAGGTTTTGGGCACCCCGCTTTTCCTATTGATACTCATATTCATAGACTTGCTCAAAGATGGGGATTAACAAATGGTAAAAACGTATTACAAACTGAAAAAGATTTAAAATTATTATTTCCAAAAGATTCATGGAACAAATTGCATCTACAAATTATTTATTATGGGCGGGAGTATTGCACTGCTCGCGGTTGTAAAGGTAATACTTGCATAATATGTAAAACATGTTACCCAAATAGAAAGTCCTTTGTAAACATAAAATAA